In Streptantibioticus cattleyicolor NRRL 8057 = DSM 46488, a genomic segment contains:
- a CDS encoding MarR family winged helix-turn-helix transcriptional regulator, translating to MVARLRLAVARLHRRLVQASSGQGLTYGQLSALARIEQHGPVRLGELAGLERVSAPSMTRTLAPLGAAGLIRRTPDPVDRRSALIELTGEGAHVLDEVRRERSELLAARIEALTPAQRAALEAAVPVLETLAEEPGPGR from the coding sequence GTGGTCGCCCGGCTGCGGCTGGCCGTGGCGCGGCTGCATCGGCGGCTGGTGCAGGCGTCGAGCGGGCAGGGGCTGACGTACGGGCAGTTGTCGGCGCTGGCGCGGATCGAGCAGCACGGGCCGGTGCGGCTCGGGGAGTTGGCGGGGCTGGAGCGGGTTTCGGCGCCGTCGATGACGCGTACGCTGGCGCCGCTCGGCGCGGCCGGGCTGATCCGGCGTACGCCCGACCCGGTGGACCGCCGGTCCGCCCTGATCGAGCTGACCGGGGAGGGCGCCCACGTCCTGGACGAGGTGCGCCGGGAACGTTCGGAGCTGCTCGCCGCCCGGATCGAGGCGCTCACCCCGGCGCAGCGCGCGGCGCTGGAGGCCGCCGTCCCGGTGCTGGAGACCCTCGCCGAGGAGCCCGGCCCCGGCCGGTGA
- a CDS encoding YncE family protein, with protein sequence MRVNRLRVVMLSGAVLTAAGFAALAGAMAAPDGPAADGGRATASRPPSAAGDPRATLSLPLPPDRAAAGGRYLGGAAGPVHAGGLDRLISPDRPRDPAAGELYGGTRAGMFSPAVAGDRELVYVPNSGETGMGGTNPSASKDRDTVTVIDPHTFKAVGHFPVGRLPQHVTPSWDLKTLWADASGSNQLVPIDPRTAKPGRPVPVDAPYNLYFTPDGRSAIVMAERRNRLDIRDPHTMRLRRSVDVPCDGINHADFSADGRYFIATCEFSGQLLKYDTDSLKLLGTLPLGTRSMPQDIRLGPDGRTFFVAGFHDGGLIPVDGTTLRKGALIRTGAGAHGIYPSRDGKVLYVSNRQAGSVTVVDPGHGKAVAQWRIPGGGSPDMGGVTADGRQLWLSGRDNDEVYVFATDSGRMVRRIHVGANPHGLAVFPQPGRYSLGHTGNYR encoded by the coding sequence GTGCGTGTGAATCGACTGCGCGTCGTCATGCTGAGCGGGGCGGTGCTCACCGCGGCCGGGTTCGCGGCGCTCGCCGGTGCCATGGCCGCCCCCGACGGCCCCGCCGCGGACGGCGGCCGGGCCACCGCGTCCCGCCCGCCGTCCGCAGCGGGTGACCCGCGCGCCACGCTCTCCCTGCCGTTGCCACCGGACCGGGCGGCGGCCGGCGGACGTTACCTCGGCGGAGCGGCCGGACCGGTCCACGCCGGCGGCCTCGACCGGCTGATATCCCCCGACCGGCCACGCGACCCGGCGGCCGGCGAACTGTACGGCGGCACCCGGGCCGGCATGTTCAGCCCCGCCGTGGCCGGCGACCGGGAACTCGTCTACGTACCCAACAGCGGCGAGACCGGCATGGGTGGCACCAACCCGTCGGCCAGCAAGGACCGCGACACGGTGACCGTGATCGACCCGCACACCTTCAAGGCCGTCGGTCACTTCCCGGTCGGACGGCTGCCGCAGCACGTCACACCCTCGTGGGACCTCAAGACGCTGTGGGCCGACGCCAGCGGCAGCAACCAGCTCGTGCCCATCGACCCGCGCACCGCCAAGCCCGGCCGGCCGGTGCCCGTCGACGCCCCCTACAACCTGTACTTCACCCCCGACGGACGCTCCGCCATCGTCATGGCCGAACGCCGCAACCGCCTCGACATCCGCGACCCGCACACCATGCGGCTGCGCCGCTCGGTGGACGTGCCCTGCGACGGCATCAACCACGCCGACTTCTCCGCCGACGGCCGCTACTTCATCGCCACCTGCGAATTCTCCGGCCAACTGCTCAAGTACGACACCGACTCGCTCAAACTGCTGGGCACCCTGCCGCTGGGCACCCGTTCCATGCCGCAGGACATCCGGCTCGGACCCGACGGCCGCACCTTCTTCGTGGCCGGCTTCCACGACGGCGGCCTGATCCCGGTGGACGGCACCACACTGCGCAAGGGCGCCCTGATCCGCACCGGCGCCGGCGCCCACGGCATCTACCCCAGCCGGGACGGCAAGGTGCTCTACGTCTCCAACCGCCAGGCCGGATCGGTCACCGTGGTCGACCCCGGCCACGGCAAGGCGGTGGCCCAGTGGCGCATCCCCGGCGGCGGCTCGCCCGACATGGGCGGGGTCACCGCGGACGGCCGCCAACTGTGGCTCTCCGGACGGGACAACGACGAGGTCTACGTCTTCGCCACCGACTCCGGCCGCATGGTGCGCCGCATCCACGTCGGCGCCAACCCGCACGGCCTCGCCGTCTTCCCGCAGCCGGGCCGCTACAGCCTCGGCCACACCGGCAACTACCGCTGA
- a CDS encoding L,D-transpeptidase family protein: protein MSRPADMVRRISVGLGAAVLAVPAAVLAAPAAQAATPGCTTKTGPYQKQVERFLGRPVDGRQSAADCRAIRSFQVNHEISPAIGYAGPVTWAEMQRITRWRATVPGRCPVNRGRIACVDLTRQLSWVQDGRKLVYGPVPVRTGRAGFVTRTGPKKIYWRDLHHWSTIYHVAMPYSQFFDGGEAFHSIAGNVYSPPGSHGCVNMRPSDAKAYWNLLRTGSNVFVYGRKPGT, encoded by the coding sequence ATGAGCAGACCGGCGGACATGGTACGGCGGATCTCGGTGGGGCTGGGGGCGGCGGTGCTGGCGGTGCCGGCGGCGGTGCTGGCCGCCCCGGCGGCGCAGGCGGCCACGCCCGGCTGCACCACGAAGACCGGCCCGTACCAGAAGCAGGTGGAGCGTTTCCTGGGGCGCCCGGTGGACGGGCGGCAGTCGGCGGCCGACTGCCGGGCCATCCGGTCGTTCCAGGTCAACCATGAGATCTCGCCCGCCATCGGGTACGCGGGCCCGGTCACCTGGGCGGAGATGCAGCGGATCACCCGCTGGCGGGCCACGGTGCCGGGACGCTGCCCGGTCAACCGGGGCCGGATCGCCTGCGTGGACCTGACCCGTCAGCTGAGCTGGGTCCAGGACGGCCGCAAGCTGGTGTACGGCCCGGTGCCGGTGCGTACCGGACGGGCCGGGTTCGTCACCCGCACCGGCCCGAAGAAGATCTACTGGCGGGATCTGCATCACTGGTCGACGATCTACCACGTGGCCATGCCCTACAGCCAGTTCTTCGACGGCGGTGAGGCGTTCCACTCGATCGCGGGCAACGTCTACTCGCCGCCCGGTTCGCACGGCTGCGTCAACATGCGGCCGTCCGACGCGAAGGCGTACTGGAACCTGCTGCGCACCGGCAGCAACGTGTTCGTCTACGGCCGCAAGCCCGGCACCTGA
- a CDS encoding metallophosphoesterase family protein: MRLLLTSDTHVPKRARRLPDQLLTALAEADVVIHAGDWVDTDTLDLFQATAKRLIGVYGNNDGPPLRARLPEVARAELGGLRFGVVHETGPAAGRERRCAERFPDLDVLVFGHSHIPWDTTTGTGLRLLNPGSPTDRRRQPYRTYLTAEAGHGELTGVTWHRIPPPGR, encoded by the coding sequence GTGCGGCTGCTGCTGACCTCCGACACCCACGTGCCCAAACGCGCCAGGCGCCTGCCGGACCAGCTGCTGACCGCCCTGGCCGAGGCGGACGTGGTGATCCACGCCGGCGACTGGGTGGACACCGACACCCTCGACCTGTTCCAGGCCACCGCGAAACGGCTGATCGGGGTCTACGGCAACAACGACGGACCGCCGCTGCGCGCCCGGCTGCCCGAGGTGGCCCGCGCCGAACTCGGCGGCCTGCGCTTCGGCGTCGTCCACGAGACCGGCCCGGCGGCCGGCCGGGAACGCCGCTGCGCCGAACGCTTCCCCGACCTCGACGTCCTGGTCTTCGGCCACAGCCACATCCCCTGGGACACCACCACCGGCACCGGGCTGCGGCTGCTCAACCCCGGCTCGCCCACCGACCGGCGCCGCCAGCCCTACCGCACCTACCTCACCGCCGAGGCCGGCCACGGCGAGCTGACCGGCGTCACCTGGCACCGGATCCCGCCGCCCGGACGGTGA
- a CDS encoding VOC family protein codes for MSSEPHGTRAGRDGAAGVGEEPERPGLRLASVVLFVHDLEESAGFYSGLLGLRTTARETSAALLTGAEGSQVYLREIGPHGEHPMGAVGIQYAIWTARDPDDLRRCEDFLKDRGAYLTTESGDGFTLVEGRDPNGVPVLVSYPGPDRAARREIMTRIYAW; via the coding sequence ATGTCGTCTGAGCCGCACGGGACGCGGGCCGGCCGCGACGGGGCCGCCGGAGTCGGCGAGGAGCCGGAGCGGCCCGGTCTCCGGCTGGCCTCGGTGGTGCTCTTCGTGCACGACCTGGAGGAATCGGCCGGTTTCTACAGCGGGTTGCTGGGTTTGCGCACCACCGCCCGGGAGACGTCGGCGGCGCTGCTGACCGGCGCCGAGGGCTCCCAGGTCTACCTGCGGGAGATCGGCCCGCACGGGGAGCATCCGATGGGCGCGGTGGGCATCCAGTACGCGATCTGGACCGCGCGCGACCCCGACGACCTGCGCCGCTGCGAGGACTTCCTCAAGGACCGCGGGGCCTATCTGACCACCGAGTCGGGGGACGGTTTCACCCTGGTGGAGGGGCGGGACCCGAACGGTGTGCCGGTGCTGGTCTCCTACCCGGGGCCGGACCGCGCCGCCCGGCGCGAGATCATGACGCGGATCTACGCCTGGTGA
- a CDS encoding uracil-DNA glycosylase: protein MAGGRDTVRPEDEAGYPVRAAGRAGTLAALDTAVTGCRACPRLVAWREEVARVRRRAYLDWEYWARPVPGFGPSDAALAVVGLAPAAHGGNRTGRAFTGDPSGDVLYAALHAVGLASRPTAERPGDGLELLGTRITMPVHCAPPENRPTTRERNTCRPWLERELALLRPTLRAVVVLGGFGWQALLPVLEGAGWTVGRPRPAFGHGVRVTLPDRTGGPGLAVLGCYHPSQRNVFTGRLTPVMLRDVLRQGAALAGLAYREE, encoded by the coding sequence ATGGCGGGCGGGCGCGACACGGTGCGGCCGGAGGACGAGGCGGGGTACCCGGTGCGCGCCGCCGGGCGGGCCGGGACACTGGCCGCGCTGGACACCGCGGTCACCGGCTGCCGGGCCTGCCCGCGGCTGGTGGCGTGGCGCGAGGAGGTCGCCCGGGTACGCCGCCGGGCCTACCTGGACTGGGAGTACTGGGCGCGTCCGGTGCCGGGGTTCGGGCCGTCCGACGCGGCGCTCGCGGTGGTGGGCCTCGCCCCGGCGGCGCACGGCGGCAACCGCACCGGGCGGGCCTTCACCGGCGACCCGTCCGGGGACGTGCTCTACGCGGCGCTGCACGCGGTGGGGCTGGCCTCCCGGCCGACCGCCGAGCGCCCCGGCGACGGGCTGGAGCTGCTGGGGACGCGGATCACCATGCCGGTGCACTGCGCGCCGCCGGAGAACCGGCCGACGACGCGGGAGCGGAACACCTGCCGGCCGTGGCTGGAGCGGGAGTTGGCGTTGCTGCGGCCGACGCTGCGGGCGGTGGTGGTGCTCGGCGGCTTCGGCTGGCAGGCGCTGCTGCCGGTGCTGGAGGGCGCCGGATGGACGGTGGGCCGGCCGCGTCCGGCGTTCGGCCACGGGGTGCGGGTGACGCTGCCGGACCGGACCGGCGGCCCGGGGCTGGCGGTGCTGGGCTGCTACCACCCCAGTCAGCGCAACGTCTTCACCGGGCGGCTGACCCCGGTGATGCTCCGTGACGTGCTGCGCCAGGGCGCGGCGCTGGCGGGGCTGGCGTACCGGGAGGAGTGA
- a CDS encoding DUF3048 domain-containing protein: MADSLARLRSWWTALPVRGRVALAGAVLTVVAGVVVAVVVLGTGGPRTRPAAPGGPVVSPLTGVPGAAGRVLAVKVDNVSFARPQTGLAAADVVYAAEVEGGLSRFLAVYDDRHLPPGDAIGPVRSARETDLEILRAYGRAAFVYSGALTGFLPVLAAADVVNCSPSQADAAFHRGPGAPPYNEYVSPAAALRHCPGAAPARDVGFRFGPAPDGGVAAGAYTARMPAASFTFTWSPAAGKYLVALDGTAGRTTDGGPLGAATVVVQKVAETTSPRGFMDSPGVRSPFAPTVGGGDAVVLRDGRRYDAAWSRPEPDGGTVFTFRGRRMTFRPGQVWVVLEPR; encoded by the coding sequence GTGGCCGATTCCCTCGCCCGGCTGCGGTCGTGGTGGACGGCGCTGCCGGTACGCGGCCGGGTGGCGCTGGCCGGGGCGGTGCTCACGGTGGTGGCCGGGGTCGTGGTGGCGGTGGTGGTGCTGGGCACCGGTGGCCCGCGCACCCGGCCGGCGGCGCCCGGCGGACCGGTGGTCTCCCCGCTGACCGGGGTGCCCGGGGCGGCCGGGCGGGTGCTGGCGGTGAAGGTGGACAACGTCTCGTTCGCCCGTCCGCAGACCGGGCTGGCGGCGGCCGACGTGGTCTACGCGGCCGAGGTGGAAGGCGGCCTCTCCCGGTTCCTCGCCGTCTACGACGACCGCCATCTGCCGCCCGGTGACGCCATCGGCCCGGTGCGCAGCGCCCGAGAGACCGACCTGGAGATCCTGCGCGCCTACGGCCGGGCGGCCTTCGTCTACTCGGGGGCGCTGACGGGGTTCCTGCCGGTGCTGGCGGCGGCGGACGTGGTCAACTGCTCGCCGTCGCAGGCGGACGCGGCCTTCCACCGCGGCCCGGGCGCGCCGCCGTACAACGAGTACGTCTCCCCCGCCGCCGCGCTGCGCCACTGCCCGGGGGCGGCGCCGGCGCGGGACGTGGGCTTCCGGTTCGGCCCGGCGCCGGACGGCGGGGTGGCGGCCGGTGCGTACACGGCGCGGATGCCGGCCGCCTCGTTCACCTTCACCTGGTCGCCGGCGGCCGGGAAGTACCTGGTGGCGCTGGACGGGACGGCGGGGCGGACCACCGACGGCGGGCCGTTGGGCGCGGCCACGGTGGTGGTGCAGAAGGTCGCGGAGACGACGTCGCCGCGCGGTTTCATGGACTCCCCGGGGGTGCGCTCGCCGTTCGCGCCGACGGTCGGCGGCGGGGACGCGGTGGTGCTGCGGGACGGCCGGCGGTACGACGCCGCCTGGTCGCGGCCGGAGCCGGACGGCGGCACGGTGTTCACCTTCCGCGGGCGGCGGATGACGTTCCGGCCGGGCCAGGTGTGGGTGGTGCTGGAGCCCCGGTGA
- a CDS encoding inorganic diphosphatase has protein sequence MEFDVVVEIPQGSRNKYEVDHDTGRIRLDRMLFTATRYPADYGYVDGTLGRDGDPLDALVLVGEPTFPGCAIECRAIAMFCMTDEKGPDEKVLCVPAHDPRYDEVQDIGDVPEFDRLEITHFFEVYKDLEPGKSVEGSHWEGRASAYAEIEAARQRAAGAGHG, from the coding sequence GTGGAGTTCGACGTCGTCGTGGAGATACCGCAGGGGTCGCGCAACAAGTACGAGGTGGACCACGACACCGGGCGCATCCGGCTGGACCGGATGCTCTTCACCGCGACCCGCTACCCGGCCGACTACGGCTACGTGGACGGCACCCTGGGCCGGGACGGCGACCCGCTGGACGCCCTCGTCCTGGTCGGCGAACCCACCTTCCCCGGCTGCGCCATCGAGTGCCGCGCCATCGCCATGTTCTGCATGACCGACGAGAAGGGGCCGGACGAGAAGGTGCTGTGCGTCCCGGCGCACGACCCGCGCTACGACGAGGTGCAGGACATCGGTGACGTGCCGGAGTTCGACCGGCTGGAGATCACCCACTTCTTCGAGGTCTACAAGGATCTGGAGCCGGGCAAGTCGGTGGAGGGCTCGCACTGGGAGGGCCGGGCGAGCGCCTACGCCGAGATCGAGGCGGCCCGGCAGCGCGCGGCCGGCGCCGGCCACGGCTGA
- a CDS encoding Rv1733c family protein → MGSTVKLWRWRRNPLRRRSDVAEGWIGLVCAMLALVGAPAAGAAAASAVVDSLHDQALHRHPVAAVLLRDAGDRAAFGAAGLGATRVPTAVRWTGPDGLPHSGEATVPEGTRAGSATTIWLDDRGRVALPPTGGLQADAQGWAMGTAVGCGVCGVVLGADRVARAALDRHRAAEWEREWEEIGPRWSSGPRA, encoded by the coding sequence ATGGGCAGCACGGTGAAGCTGTGGCGGTGGCGGCGCAATCCGCTGCGACGCCGCTCGGATGTGGCCGAGGGGTGGATCGGCCTGGTCTGCGCGATGCTCGCCCTGGTGGGGGCGCCGGCCGCCGGTGCCGCCGCCGCGTCGGCCGTGGTGGACTCGCTGCACGACCAGGCGCTCCACCGCCATCCGGTGGCCGCGGTGCTGCTGCGCGACGCGGGCGACCGGGCGGCGTTCGGGGCGGCCGGCCTCGGCGCGACGCGGGTGCCGACGGCGGTGCGCTGGACGGGGCCGGACGGCCTGCCGCACTCCGGCGAGGCCACGGTGCCGGAGGGGACGAGGGCGGGGTCCGCCACCACGATCTGGCTCGACGACCGGGGCCGGGTGGCCCTGCCGCCGACCGGGGGCCTCCAGGCCGACGCGCAGGGGTGGGCGATGGGCACCGCCGTGGGGTGCGGGGTGTGCGGGGTGGTGCTGGGGGCCGACCGGGTCGCGCGGGCCGCCCTCGACCGGCACCGGGCCGCCGAGTGGGAGCGCGAGTGGGAGGAGATCGGACCGCGGTGGAGCAGCGGCCCGCGCGCCTGA
- a CDS encoding site-2 protease family protein codes for MDGSWRMGRLFGVPLRLHWSAPLLLLVFGYSLGRQTLPVWVPGHSRAAYAVGGVAGAVLLLGSLLLHESAHALTARRAGVKVEDMTLWALGGMTRMGRAESPRAALAIAVSGPLVSLAFGGAALGVARGVATAPALLLPAAVLTWLAWANVLLGVFNLLPAAPLDGGRVLRSAVWWWGKDRERADQVAGRSGRVIGVALVAVGGIGFLRGWGGGLWLVLVGFFVSSTATAELRRSMLESALRGVTVGRTMSAPVVFGPDWFTVDRFLERMAEAPRHSAFALVDFDGRPSGIVTLRRLAMVAPARRDEVRVRDVAVACPVARPDEQLLDVMGRLGTASGARILVVDEEGRLAGIVTAHDITRLLQARAARG; via the coding sequence ATGGACGGTTCGTGGCGGATGGGACGGCTGTTCGGGGTGCCCTTGCGGTTGCACTGGAGCGCCCCGTTGCTGCTGCTCGTCTTCGGTTACAGCCTGGGCAGGCAGACGCTGCCGGTGTGGGTGCCGGGGCACTCGCGCGCCGCGTACGCGGTGGGCGGGGTGGCCGGGGCCGTGCTGCTGCTGGGGAGTCTGCTGCTGCACGAGTCGGCGCACGCGCTGACCGCGCGCCGGGCCGGGGTGAAGGTCGAGGACATGACGTTGTGGGCGCTGGGCGGCATGACCCGGATGGGCCGGGCGGAGTCGCCGCGCGCGGCGCTGGCGATCGCGGTGAGCGGTCCGCTGGTCTCGCTGGCGTTCGGCGGTGCGGCGCTGGGCGTGGCCCGCGGGGTGGCGACGGCGCCCGCGCTGCTGTTGCCGGCCGCCGTGCTGACGTGGCTGGCCTGGGCCAACGTGCTGCTCGGGGTCTTCAACCTGCTGCCGGCCGCGCCGCTGGACGGTGGTCGGGTGCTGCGGTCGGCGGTGTGGTGGTGGGGCAAGGACCGGGAGCGGGCCGACCAGGTGGCCGGGCGCAGCGGGCGGGTGATCGGGGTGGCGCTGGTCGCGGTCGGCGGGATCGGCTTCCTGCGCGGCTGGGGCGGGGGGCTGTGGCTGGTGCTGGTGGGGTTCTTCGTCTCCAGTACGGCCACCGCCGAGTTGCGCCGCTCGATGCTGGAGTCCGCGCTGCGCGGGGTGACGGTGGGGCGGACGATGTCGGCGCCGGTGGTCTTCGGGCCGGACTGGTTCACCGTGGACCGCTTCCTGGAGCGGATGGCGGAGGCGCCGCGCCATTCGGCGTTCGCGCTGGTGGACTTCGACGGCCGGCCCAGCGGCATCGTGACGCTGCGCCGGCTGGCCATGGTGGCGCCGGCCCGCCGCGACGAGGTGCGGGTGCGGGATGTGGCGGTGGCGTGTCCGGTGGCCCGCCCGGACGAGCAGTTGCTGGACGTGATGGGGCGGCTCGGCACGGCGTCCGGCGCCCGGATCCTCGTGGTCGACGAGGAGGGCCGGCTGGCCGGGATCGTCACCGCCCACGACATCACCCGGCTGCTCCAGGCGCGGGCGGCCCGGGGCTGA
- a CDS encoding zinc-binding alcohol dehydrogenase family protein — protein sequence MCGVCRTDLHLAEGDLPPRRPMCVPGHEIVGRVVEAGHAVRGFAPGDRVGAAWLAGTCGRCAYCRSGRENLCPRSRYTGWDVDGGYAGHVLVDARYAYRPPAGWADDETAPLLCAGIIGYRALCRAELPPGGRLGVYGFGASAHLTAQLALARGATVHVLTRGERARRLALDLGAASARDAYETPPEPLDAAILFAPAGELVPVALAALDRGGTLAIAGIHLSAVPALDYRRHLFQERTVRSVTANTREDGRAFLAEAARLRPSVRLTRYPMRRADRALADLAAGEVTGVAVLMAQ from the coding sequence GTGTGCGGGGTCTGCCGCACCGATCTCCACCTGGCCGAGGGTGACCTGCCCCCGCGCCGCCCGATGTGCGTGCCCGGCCACGAGATCGTCGGGCGGGTGGTCGAGGCCGGCCACGCGGTGCGCGGCTTCGCCCCCGGCGACCGGGTCGGGGCCGCCTGGCTGGCCGGCACCTGCGGCCGTTGCGCCTACTGCCGGTCGGGGCGGGAGAACCTGTGCCCGCGTTCCCGGTACACCGGCTGGGACGTCGACGGCGGGTACGCCGGCCACGTGCTGGTGGACGCCCGCTACGCCTACCGGCCCCCGGCCGGCTGGGCGGACGACGAGACGGCGCCGCTGCTGTGCGCCGGCATCATCGGCTACCGCGCCCTGTGCCGCGCCGAACTGCCGCCCGGCGGACGTCTGGGCGTCTACGGGTTCGGCGCCTCCGCCCATCTGACCGCGCAGCTCGCGCTGGCCCGCGGCGCCACCGTGCACGTGCTCACCCGTGGCGAGCGGGCCCGCCGGCTCGCGCTCGACCTGGGCGCGGCGTCCGCCCGGGACGCGTACGAGACACCGCCGGAGCCGCTGGACGCGGCGATCTTGTTCGCGCCCGCCGGTGAGCTGGTGCCGGTGGCGCTGGCCGCGCTCGACCGGGGCGGCACCCTCGCCATCGCGGGCATCCACCTGTCCGCCGTTCCCGCGCTGGACTACCGGCGCCATCTGTTCCAGGAACGTACGGTGCGCAGCGTCACCGCCAACACCCGTGAGGACGGCCGGGCGTTCCTCGCCGAGGCCGCCCGGCTGCGCCCCTCCGTGCGGCTGACCCGCTATCCGATGCGCCGGGCCGACCGGGCGCTGGCCGACCTGGCGGCGGGCGAGGTGACGGGGGTGGCGGTGCTGATGGCGCAATGA
- a CDS encoding LPFR motif small protein, which translates to MLHAIADVLKTVGGTVADVVTLPFRALARLFGG; encoded by the coding sequence ATGCTGCATGCCATCGCCGATGTGCTCAAGACGGTCGGCGGGACCGTCGCCGATGTGGTGACGCTGCCGTTCCGGGCGCTGGCCCGCCTCTTCGGAGGCTGA